The following coding sequences are from one Clarias gariepinus isolate MV-2021 ecotype Netherlands chromosome 19, CGAR_prim_01v2, whole genome shotgun sequence window:
- the LOC128507944 gene encoding sex-determining region Y protein-like translates to MREEDNHNFKESTGAVSTRGDQPIGVEPATERLKLTQLPSGTAKGKDNKRRIKRPMNAYMIWARTHRPTLTKANPNASNAEISEQLGIEWRKLSEEQKMLYYAESRKLHWEHRQQFPDWEYNPRPRKGKQVGQKKTVQETIVMQTNLMLSGSLQNTASQRRPDPDLISALPPFPAQLSFMPEPSFTQTSPLNYQDNTSGMVLHNDVFQVCDDSFASDQYLFCKEPVPQTDKVIKSTTDVLSSPSALEKHAMVEVLDGLPVRSNILKVEDAGEIKLFTML, encoded by the exons ATGAGGGAAGAAGACAACCATAATTTTAAAGAGTCCACTGGCGCTGTCAGCACCCGCGGCGATCAGCCGATCGGGGTCGAACCGGCTACCGAGCGCTTGAAACTCACTCAGCTTCCTTCAGGAACAG caaaaggCAAAGATAACAAACGCCGCATCAAGAGGCCCATGAATGCCTACATGATTTGGGCAAGGACACACCGACCTACCTTGACGAAAGCCAATCCAAATGCCAGCAATGCAGAGATTAGTGAGCAGCTTGGGATTGAGTGGCGGAAACTGAGTGAAGAACAAAAGATGTTGTACTATGCAGAGTCACGGAAGCTCCACTGGGAACACAGACAACAGTTTCCTG ATTGGGAGTATAATCCACGTCCACGGAAGGGGAAGCAAGTTGGCCAAAAAAAGACAGTTCAAGAAACTATAGTCATGCAGACCAATCTCATGCTCTCTG GCAGTTTGCAGAATACAGCCTCGCAGAGAAGACCGGATCCAGACCTGATCTCTGCCCTACCTCCCTTTCCTGCTCAGTTATCCTTCATGCCTGAGCCATCATTTACCCAGACGAG CCCTTTGAATTATCAGGACAACACAAGCGGTATGGTCTTGCACAATGACGTTTTCCAGGTCTGTGATGACAGTTTTGCCTCAGACCAGTATCTGTTCTGTAAAGAACCTGTGCCACAGACTGACAAAGTCATAAAAAGCACTACTGATGTCCTGAGTTCACCATCAGCCCTGGAGAAACATGCCATGGTGGAAGTTTTGGACGGCCTTCCTGTGAGGAGCAACATTTTAAAAGTGGAAGATGCTGGAGAAATTAAACTGTTTACGATGCTTTAG